The stretch of DNA GGCATTGTGATCGATCTGGCGTTTCGCTAGCCTGCGCCGTCGCCCGACCACGCCCAGCGAGCCTTTCGCATGACCCAGATTCGTATTCTGCACCACGGCGTGTTCGCCTGCTTCGATGCCGGATTGACCGACGCCGACGGCGCGCTGGCCAATGTCGAAGTCTCGGCGGTCGCCTGGGATGGACGCCATCTGGTGATGGCCAGCGACAAGGACGTTCCGGGCGACGATCGCTCGGCGGTGTTCGCCGTGGAGTGTGTGGACGGTCGGCCGGCGCCGGACACCCTGCATTTCTATAACGCGCCGCTGATCAGCGGCGCGCGCAAGTACGAGGACTTTGCGCTGACCGTTGCCGGCCACCATCTGGTGGCCACCACCGGCTTCGATCGTATCGACAACGCGTCGGCCGAGCTAGACCACTACAACCGACTGCTGGTATGGCCGGTCGGCCAGCCTGACGCGGTTCGCCTGGTGGCTGATCGTACGGCCGATGGCGTTCGCAGTTCGGCCAACCTGCGTGCCGATCTCGAGACCGCGCTCGGCGCGCCGTACTACAAGGTCGAGGGCCTGGCCGCGATCCCGGCCGCCGATGGCGGCGATGACGAGCTGGCGTTCGGTATCCGTGAAGTCGGATGCGATCACGAGCATTTCGACTATGTCTGTCGCGTAGTCGCCGCGCCGTATCGTATGGCGGACGACGAATTGGTGTTCACTGGCCCATTCCGCGTCATCTATGAATTCGAGCCCGCGCGATGGACGGGCGTACGTTTCGATGTCGGCCTGTCCAGTCTGGAGTACGACCCGAAGCGCGGCCTGATCTATTTCCTGACGAGCTTCGAGGTAGAAGACGCACGGGGCGAGCAGCGTATCGGTGCTTATCTCTGGCGGATGACGCTGGCCGATTTCCATGCCGGCCTGGACCCGGAACTGGTGATGGCCGAAGACGGCAGCGTGTTCGAGTTCACCAACAAGGCTGAAGGCGTGGCGGTGCTCGATGACAACAGGCTGTTCGTGGTCTACGACCCCGATCGGGTGAAGGCGCTGGCCGACGAGCACCCCCGCGATCGCCGGGAGGCGCACGAGGCGCCATACACGCTGCTTGCCGTGGACTGAACGATTTCGCGACCAAGGCTGATTTCAATGACGAACGACGAACTCATCGCACGTGATCTGCAGGTGGTGTGGCATCCCTGCACGCAGATGAAAGACACCGAAGCGCTTCCGCCCATCCCGATTCGCCGCGGCGAGGGCATCTGGCTCGAGGATTTCGATGGCAACCGTTATATCGATGCCGTGAGTTCCTGGTGGGTCAATATCTTCGGGCATGCCAACCCGGCGATCAACGACCGTATCAAGAGCCAGCTCGATACCCTCGAACACGTCATGCTGGCCGGCTTCTCGCACGAGCCGGCGGTGGCGCTGGCCGAGCGGCTCGTTCAGGCTACCCCGGCCGGGCTGACGCGCGCCTTCTACGCCGACAATGGCTCGGCTGCCGTGGAAGTCGCGCTGAAGATGAGTTTTCATTACTGGCGCAATACGGGGCATGGCGAGAAGACCCGCTTCATCAATCTGTCGAACAGCTATCACGGCGAGACCTTGGGCGCCTTGGCTGTAGGCGATGTCGATCTTTACAAGAAAACCTACGAGCCGCTTCTGCTCAAGCCGCTGACGGCTCGCTCGCCGGACTGCTACCACCGGGATGCGGGGGTGAGCTGGGAGGCACACAGCCGCGCCGTGTTTGCCGACATGGAGGCATTGCTGGCCGAGCATGCCCACGAAACCTGTGCGGTGATCGTGGAGCCGTTGCTGCAGTGCGCCGGCCATATGCGCATGTACCATCCGGTGTATCTCGAACTGCTGCGCGAGGCCTGTACGCGCCACGGCGTCCATCTGATCGCCGACGAGATCGCGGTGGGTTTCGGTCGAACGGGTACGCTGTTCGCCTGCGAACAGGCAGGGCCTGAGGGCGAGCACCGCGGCATCACGCCGGACTTCATGTGTCTGTCCAAGGGCCTGACCGCGGGTTATCTGCCGTTGTCGATCACCATGACCACGGACGACATCTATGAGGCGTTCTACGACGATTACGCGAATCTGACGGCATTTCTGCACTCGCATTCCTATACCGGCAATCCGCTGGCCTGTGCCGCGGCGCTGGCGACGCTCGACGAATTCGAGCGTCGCGACCAGATCCATTCCAACCGGGCCCTGGCACGGGCGATGGGTGAATCGGTCGCACCGTTGGCCGATCATCCGAACGTCGCCGAGGTCCGCCAGACCGGGATGGTGCTGGCCATCGAGATGGTCGCGGACAAAGCCACCCGGACACCGT from Salinisphaera sp. T31B1 encodes:
- a CDS encoding adenosylmethionine--8-amino-7-oxononanoate transaminase, whose product is MTNDELIARDLQVVWHPCTQMKDTEALPPIPIRRGEGIWLEDFDGNRYIDAVSSWWVNIFGHANPAINDRIKSQLDTLEHVMLAGFSHEPAVALAERLVQATPAGLTRAFYADNGSAAVEVALKMSFHYWRNTGHGEKTRFINLSNSYHGETLGALAVGDVDLYKKTYEPLLLKPLTARSPDCYHRDAGVSWEAHSRAVFADMEALLAEHAHETCAVIVEPLLQCAGHMRMYHPVYLELLREACTRHGVHLIADEIAVGFGRTGTLFACEQAGPEGEHRGITPDFMCLSKGLTAGYLPLSITMTTDDIYEAFYDDYANLTAFLHSHSYTGNPLACAAALATLDEFERRDQIHSNRALARAMGESVAPLADHPNVAEVRQTGMVLAIEMVADKATRTPFDWRERRGLAVYRYALSQGALLRPLGDTIYFMPPYVITPDQIAHLGRVAAEGIERAVST